Within Spinacia oleracea cultivar Varoflay chromosome 4, BTI_SOV_V1, whole genome shotgun sequence, the genomic segment GGTGAAAGTAGGAGCTACACCGACAGTAGTTCTGGATCTTGTAGTCCTTGCTCTATGAAAGGTTAAGGACTAGCAACAAAGTGAACCGAATTCAAACCGTAGCAATAAGACTATTTTCAAGACTCCTAAAATAAAAGCCTACATAATAAGGCAAAAGTTCCATACAGACATATAATTAACATATAACCCCAGAATGGCCAAGAAGAACATCTCTAATTATGTCTTATTTGACTTTGGAAACTCTGTAGAAAACTTGCACTTCAACTAGAAGACATAAGACATAGTACAAGTTTTAAAGCAATTTCAACAAACAGTTGAAGTGTCGATATAACCGTTAAAAGCCCCTAATTTCTCAAAATAGCATATAGATGGGGACCACTTGAAGTAGAAAAGAACTTGGAACAAGTTGACACAGAATAAGATAATACAATCACTAACAATCCTCTCATCAGGTCAAATGGGGAAAAGCCAGACTAGTTTAGTTGAAATAAAGGATACGAAGATGCCACGGACCAATTGTCTTCATCGTCAAATGGTTTCCTTCCTAAAAACGGGGTAGTCGGCTGCAAAAAGTCACAAAAGTTGAGTCAGCATTGCAAATGTAAGCAAggttataatttataaacttgTATGATGATCCTGATAATATCCAGTAGTGCAATTTCACAAATTTTTAAAAGGAGAATGGACAACCTACAAACCATCAGGGTCATAAGCATTCAACTAAAAAGTTTCAGTTATAGCATAATGTGGTAACACTGACCCAACCCGAAAGGCCAAAACCCTGTCAAATCCAATCAAAACTGACTTGAAATATAGAAAGCCCATAAATAATAAAACATAGGAAGCTGTAACTCAAACTGCCCCAACACTACTATGTTTTTCAAAGATGACGCACATATACACTATTTCAAGTTAGTACTGCAGATGTGAAGTTACATTGGCAAACATATCTGTAagaaactgttaaactatttgATATTTTCCATGTACCAAAGAGTCTCCCATGCCATTCCAACACTAACTACACGAACAACCCTCTTTATTGAGAAGCTTTCATAGGCAAAAAGAAGACTCCCTAATGTCTCCTCGCCGATTCTAAAGCGATACTATAAAAGGACCTAACCAAATCAAGATGACAAGTTAGCCCGTTGTTATCTGATATAGAGGAGCACATAAAAAATACGTTATCTCCATGCAAATTCTACTTTGACAAAGTCAAATATCTCAGCTTAATTTCATTAGTCACAAAGATGACAACAACTGAGTCAGGCACTGAATTTCATTAGTCACCTGTGATTTTCGGGAGGAACTAGGAGACTTTGAATTGCTAGGAGATGGAGAAACAGGAGTTTCAACTGCTTTGGGACTCTCCCATACTTGCTTATCAACATTAGTAGGTTTCTGAGGAGTGTTCTTCATCCGAAAGTTTCCAGCAGCTACTGCTCCTGTGGCTTTATCAGTGGAGCTCAATTTCTGATCCACAGCTATAGGAGATTTCATCTCAAGCTTTTCAGTATCGAGATTGGCGCTCTTATTGGCCAAAACCTCTTGTTTTTCACAATTCTTTTCAGCACGCGGGACCTCTGAGGTGCATTCCTTCACCTCACAGTCCTTTAATTCAGTGTTGCCTTCAGGTGATTTAGGATTTTCCTCTTGGTCTGAATCGGCAGAAACTTTTGGCTGAACCCTGGCAAAAGGGGACTTATTTTGCTCTATACGTACGCCTGTAACTTCTCTTCCCATTACACTGCACATTACACAAACAGAAAATTGATACTGTTATATCTCTGCTATAAGATTAATTACAGTCTAGGAAGCGCACAGTCACATCAAAGAAAAATGTACTTGAACGTTGAACATTAGTATCACTAAGATACCAAAATGAGCAATCACTTATCCACACATCTCTCAAGAATCTACATTGTTCTTATACAGAGTAACATATAACGCAACATCCATTGATCTATCTTTTTCTCTTTTGATTAAGTCATGGTATTTAAAACAACAAACGGACACTAACACGCTATTAGCAACGTCCCAAATAAGGATTTTACACGAAATCTTAACAAAACAACAAAACTTGTGTTCATTAAGAAAAATAACACGAAGGTTGGATAATTTTTACTGAACATGGCactttttttacattttttacAAAGACTCACCAAATGTTCCACATAATTCCTTGTATTTATCCCCCGCATGATCCTTGGTATAAAGATCCACATTTAGCTAGAAATTATTGCATAATTCACGACCACTACATCATCcccaaaaatattcaaaatattataaatacaGCGGGCAAATTATTATTGCATAGTTCAAGACCACCAGGACATTTCCAACAATGAAAGAAAGACATGTTGGAGAAACCGTCATAGATTAGAACTAATCCTAAGTCCTACTCCAAAATACCTAAAGTCCATAATTGGTCCGGATCGTGAATGACGTGGTGACTCTAAACCACATAACATTATTTTCTCATTTCGCACAAGAATTGTTTAACAAACATAGATTAGAACTAATCCTAAGTCCTACTCCGTAATACCTAAAGTCCATAATTGGTCCGGATTGTGAATGAGGTGGTGACTCTAGACCACATAGCATTATTTTCTCATGTCGCACAAGAATTGTTTAACAAACATATGTTAGATATATATCCTACCATTCAATTATTGATTTTCTCAATTTCCCTCCGCCAGCTTCCCTTTTCTTTCTCACAGAGaaaatcttaattttttttaagaggTATGAATTCTTCAAATGTCCATCAATTCCATCGAACAGTAAATATATAGTTTTAAAAAAGATGGAACGAATAATTCCAAATTCCGTGAGGGTTTTACTTGGTCTAAATTGACTTTGAAAGGGAAATTTGAAAGGATCAAACTAATTTAAGAATAATTTCCAATAATTAAACGTTCTAACATCATAAACAGGAAAATTAGCACAATCTTACAAGCAACCAGATCAAACGCATAATcttaaaaacataaattaataaaacaagaaaacagCATATTACATGTAACAAGAAAGCTACAATCCAGCATAtgtaaaaacaaacaaataaattatccatgccaaaaaaacaaaaaatgccAACTAAATTATTTTTGGCGGACAATGAGAGGTTTTATCAGGACCCAATGAAAAATCTAACAAAACCACATcacatttaaaaaattaaaaaaaaagggggaattttttttgaaaagataACTGCATGAATATTCCATAATTGTACTCCGTACCTTCTTTGCTTTCCCAGAATCATCTCCTTTAAACAACAATTAATAAATtagaaattattttcaacaCCCAAATAATAGATACACCCAACAAAAATGCGAGCAATCTAATAACGGAAAGAGGGCAGCATATCCTGAAATTTTTGGGGGAAAAAAGCTAAAAAAGGGAGGGGatggtttttccaaaaaaaataataatgaaaatCAGAGCTcgcaagaaagaaaaaattaaaaaaaaaaaggtaaaaataCACAAAAAAGCAAGTAATGTGGAAGATAAAGACAAAAACATTATTAAACTCAGAAAAAATGGAAGATAAATCATGATAGATCAAGCAGCATTGCAGAAatgacaaaaataaataaagggaaaaTTAAAATGAGGGAAGAAAAAATGAACTTACGCTATGGAGCTCGGATCTGAGAAAGATCTCGAACCTCaagcttttattttctctctatttttttttttgtttagttgATTTCTTCTCCTGTTTCTCTCTCCTGTTCAGAGGAAAAAACTCAATAAATTGGcgaaaatattttgattttctgATTATTTTATGAGAGAGAAGGGGATATTGGGGAAGACAGAGagggggagagagagaaaaaggctTAAACCTGTGGTTTGTCGTGCCGGTGTTTATTTATAGTCAAATTTCCACTTAACCATTTAACATCCCTTTTTATTTCGGGGCCTtcttatttctttttgttttaatGGATTTGACGCCGTTACCTAACACCATTTCACCAACGTCAGTTtgctacggagtactccgtatttgcTAAAACCCTCTTtgttttcacaaattcttatttataagggttgtacaataaatattgtacactggagtaaaagttaactcaaaatgcgtAAAAGTTaaacttatatatgtaaaagttatcaattttttagtcataaattttttcattttaataaaatttatttcttcaaaatcactaataatgtataaaattaatcattaaactctttaaaatgtttatctatcaacttttttttttactaacataaaagttaatcaaaactaagttaaagttacaaaaaaatgggtaaaagttatcttggtgtacaataaatttattgtacaccttgtgcgcgcaagaccttttgcttTATTTTGGCcctctcttttaatttttttttatattaaaatgtataatCGGCTATCCAACTCTCTCACCGTATTGCTAATTAGTCTTATAAACACGCAATTTGTGCAAATATAAGAAACACATttatgttattacatttaaatctgaaataacatgtaaaaaatataatataaacgcgatgcgtgcgagtaTAAGAAATATATAAGTTAGATAGAGTCAAACGCATATAAACGgattaattaaaatggtaagaatttatttaaggggctagattgattaaaatgtttCTTTGGGCTTTTCCTATTGGATAGGTTGTCatatatctatctatctatctatactccgtattatactaaaagagaggaaatcaatgtggtgacaaatgtcactcattgattcgcctctctttttaattaaaagaattaatctattttttttagggaattagaatattttatttaaggaagtatattatttattttgattacaAATCCTAAAGATTCTGTTGATAATATACATTCTAAAAACATTTTCCGACAAACAAATCAATTATACGGAATATATATTTCAGTTCATTATCATATTACGAAATACGTAGTATGTTTTTGCTTATAGTCCAATATCATATTACAAAGTATGTTTTCAAAGTACGGTTTATGGAATTATTCTCTACAATTTAAAGAAACAATTCCCAAACTCTTCCACTGTAAGACCACCGCCCAAACCAATGCAAATCGATCTATaacatcaaaaacaaaaaagtaattCAATACCAACAACTAAACCTGATCAAAAGTCGGGTCGGGCCGGGTTCGGACCGGGCCTAGGGTACAAAAATCTGCCCATTATGTCGGGCCGGTCCGGGTCAAACTTCGGGCCAATTTTTTGTGCCCAAAACGCGCTATTTCGGGCGAAAAATGGCGGGCTTTTCGGGCCATTTTCGGACCGGGCCAATTTTATATCTAAAAGTGTTGTTTAACGTTGCCCAAAGCCCGCattctttttaaaaaagttcGGGCCGGGCCAGGCCCGGAAATCAGGCCGAAATATCCTGCCCAAAACCCGGTATTTTTCGGGTCGGGACCCATGTTGATTAGCTCTACCAACAATGTCAATAATCCATAGAAGAACTCCATTGTTCAACATGCATTAAACAACACGAAGAACAACCGAACAAGGTTGAAAGAAAAGTtggttatttttattaatagcgGCATAACGCCTGTTTAATAGAATCAAACAACTAAGACACTATTTCTTTTTAATAGCGTCTGTTTAATAGAATCAAACAACAAAAAGTATTGCATACTAAATATTTACGTTCAAGTAAATTTGAACTATCTAAACTATTGTGCAAATAGTTTGTCGTATCTAAATAGATTAAACAACACGAGGAACAACCGAACAAGGTTGAAAGAGAAGTtggttatttttattaatagcgGCATAATGCCTGTTAATAGAATAAAACAACTAAGACACTATTTCTTTTTAATATCGCATGTTTAATAGAATCAAACAACAAAAAGTATTGTATACTAATTGTTTACGTTCAAGTAAATTTGAATGGAATACTTACCATCTAAACATTGCGCAAATATTTTGTTGTATCTAAAtagattataaaaaaatatcacTATTGCAATTATTGTGCATAAGTATAAATTTATTTGTCgtatttaaggaaaaatatgcaCTTGAAATATATTGTTGGTTGTTATAAATAGTAAATATTCTTTTGATATTGAACATCTTCAAAATTTTACATATAAATGTAAATTATCAAGATTCCATTCTTAAAGTTCATATATTTAtgtataaataaataagtatgtTATTTTCCTTAAACTAAAAATCTGACTACATGGTGCTGACAAGTATACCTGTCtcttttatttgctcattttataATATAGAAAATTATATTACACATAAATATAATAGATAAATTATTGTCATACTAGGCTGAATGCATTATATTTCATGGTAACAATGACTTACCAATatgaaaaattaattttttaaaaaattcaatGTTTTACGTATGTAGGAAATTGACACCTAATATCTTAATTATATGGAGTACTACCTAAAAAAATTGTATCTTATCATGtatatttttcttaaataatatatcatgaATATTTTATTATGGAATACAATTTTATGCAATATCTTTATacacaatataataatataattcacaacATTACTAACATATATACATACTTATTTAATCCATTATAC encodes:
- the LOC110798355 gene encoding protein WVD2-like 1 isoform X1 is translated as MILGKQRSVMGREVTGVRIEQNKSPFARVQPKVSADSDQEENPKSPEGNTELKDCEVKECTSEVPRAEKNCEKQEVLANKSANLDTEKLEMKSPIAVDQKLSSTDKATGAVAAGNFRMKNTPQKPTNVDKQVWESPKAVETPVSPSPSNSKSPSSSRKSQPTTPFLGRKPFDDEDNWSVASSARTTRSRTTVGVAPTFTCTERLEKRREYYAKLEEKRKALEAEKLEYEARTKEDEEAAVKQLRKNMMFRANPVPNFYYEKPPPKRELKKLPTTRAVSPKFGRRKSCSDAFSSPSEDKSNLRASRRSLGSQRESSTPISSSLKKKDPLVKSRLKQVKETTKITSKMTEKSNPDIAVLS
- the LOC110798355 gene encoding protein WVD2-like 1 isoform X2, translating into MGREVTGVRIEQNKSPFARVQPKVSADSDQEENPKSPEGNTELKDCEVKECTSEVPRAEKNCEKQEVLANKSANLDTEKLEMKSPIAVDQKLSSTDKATGAVAAGNFRMKNTPQKPTNVDKQVWESPKAVETPVSPSPSNSKSPSSSRKSQPTTPFLGRKPFDDEDNWSVASSARTTRSRTTVGVAPTFTCTERLEKRREYYAKLEEKRKALEAEKLEYEARTKEDEEAAVKQLRKNMMFRANPVPNFYYEKPPPKRELKKLPTTRAVSPKFGRRKSCSDAFSSPSEDKSNLRASRRSLGSQRESSTPISSSLKKKDPLVKSRLKQVKETTKITSKMTEKSNPDIAVLS